Proteins encoded within one genomic window of Brassica rapa cultivar Chiifu-401-42 chromosome A09, CAAS_Brap_v3.01, whole genome shotgun sequence:
- the LOC103837641 gene encoding serine--glyoxylate aminotransferase, which translates to MDYMNGPGRHHLFVPGPVNIPEQVIRAMNRNNEDYRSPAIPALTKTLLEDVKKIFKTTSGTPFMFPTTGTGAWESALTNTLSPGDRIVSFLIGQFSLLWIDQQKRLNFNVDVVESEWGQGANLQVLAAKLSQDQNHTIKAICIVHNETATGVTNDISAVRTILDHYKHPALLLVDGVSSICALDFRMDEWGVDVALTGSQKALSLPTGLGIVCASPKALEATKTSKSLKVFFDWNDYLKFYKLGTYWPYTPSIQLLYGLRAALDLIFEEGLDNVIARHARLGKATRLAVEAWGLKNCTQKEEWISNTVTAVVVPPNIDSTEIVKRAWKRYNLSLGLGLNKVAGKVFRIGHLGNLNELQLLGCLAGVEMILKDVGYPIVLGSGVAAASTYLQHHIPLIPSRI; encoded by the exons ATGGATTATATGAATGGACCAGGGAGACACCATCTGTTTGTACCAGGACCAGTGAACATACCGGAACAGGTAATCCGGGCGATGAACCGAAACAACGAGGATTACCGCTCACCAGCAATCCCGGCACTTACGAAAACATTGTTGGAGGACGTGAAGAAGATATTCAAGACAACATCTGGGACACCATTTATGTTTCCCACGACCGGGACTGGTGCTTGGGAGAGTGCCTTGACTAACACGCTATCTCCTGGAGACAGGATCGTCTCGTTTCTGATCGGACAGTTTAGCCTGCTTTGGATTGACCAGCAGAAGAGGCTAAATTTCAATGTTGATGTGGTTGAGAGTGAATGGGGACAGGGTGCTAATCTCCAAGTCCTGGCCGCAAAGCTCTCACAAGACCAAAATCATACCATCAAAGCCATTTGCATTGTCCACAATGAGACCGCCACTGGAGTCACCAATGACATCTCTGCTGTCCGAACCATCCTCG ATCACTACAAGCACCCGGCTTTGCTTCTTGTGGACGGTGTCTCGTCCATATGTGCGCTTGATTTTCGAATGGATGAATGGGGAGTGGACGTGGCCTTGACTGGCTCGCAAAAAGCCTTATCTCTGCCAACAGGCCTTGGGATTGTGTGCGCCAGTCCAAAAGCCTTGGAAGCAACCAAAACTTCAAAATCTCTCAAAGTCTTCTTTGATTGGAATGACTATCTCAAGTTTTACAAGCTCGGAACATATTGGCCATACACACCTTCCATTCAACTCCTATACGGCCTTAGAGCTGCCCTTGATCTTATCTTTGAGGAAGGACTTGATAATGTCATTGCCCGTCACGCTCGTTTGGGAAAGGCCACCAG GCTGGCGGTGGAAGCGTGGGGCCTGAAAAACTGTACACAGAAGGAGGAGTGGATAAGTAACACAGTGACAGCAGTCGTTGTGCCACCGAATATAGACAGTACGGAGATTGTGAAAAGGGCGTGGAAGAGGTACAACCTAAGTCTTGGTCTTGGTCTCAACAAAGTGGCTGGAAAGGTTTTCAGAATTGGGCACCTTGGAAACCTTAATGAG TTGCAACTTCTTGGGTGTTTGGCTGGAGTGGAGATGATACTAAAGGATGTTGGGTACCCGATTGTATTGGGAAGTGGAGTTGCAGCTGCTTCTACTTATCTTCAGCACCACATCCCTCTCATTCCTTCTAGGATCTAA